In Nocardioides faecalis, the following proteins share a genomic window:
- a CDS encoding ABC transporter ATP-binding protein: MTLELRGITKRFGSLVANDQISLTVKEGEIHALLGENGAGKSTLMNVLYGLYTADEGEILLDGVPQHFEGPGDAMAAGIGMVHQHFMLIPVFTVAENVMLGHESTGFAGSLDLEAARERVREISARFGFHVDPDRVVETLPVGVQQRVEIIKALSRDARVLVFDEPTAVLTPQETDELMAIMRQLKESGTSIVFISHKLREVREIADRITVIRRGAVVGEASPTATNAELAALMVGRPVELTVQKRPAEPGPDALVVKDLQVLDETGHIHVDGISFSIAAGEVLGVAGVQGNGQTELTEALLGLQHHVRGSIELDGKQLVGRSVRKILDAGVGFIPEDRQVDGLVADFTLAENLMLNRSYRAPFVRFGTVHRKVLERFASEKLVEYDVRAAGIHATAGQLSGGNQQKVVVARELSRDLRLLVAAQPTRGVDVGSIEFIHKQVIVTRDAGVPVLVVSTELDEIAALSDRIMVLYRGRIVGIVPADTPREVLGLMMAGERPEGIVA; the protein is encoded by the coding sequence ATGACGCTCGAACTCCGGGGCATCACCAAGCGCTTCGGCTCCCTGGTCGCCAACGACCAGATCTCCCTCACCGTGAAGGAGGGTGAGATCCATGCGCTGCTCGGCGAGAACGGCGCCGGCAAGTCGACGCTGATGAACGTGCTCTACGGCCTCTACACCGCCGACGAGGGCGAGATCCTGCTCGACGGTGTGCCCCAGCACTTCGAAGGTCCCGGGGACGCGATGGCCGCCGGCATCGGGATGGTGCACCAGCACTTCATGCTGATCCCGGTCTTCACCGTCGCCGAGAACGTGATGCTCGGCCACGAGTCCACCGGTTTCGCCGGCAGCCTCGACCTCGAGGCCGCCCGGGAGCGGGTGCGTGAGATCTCCGCCCGGTTCGGCTTCCACGTCGACCCGGACCGCGTCGTCGAGACGCTGCCGGTCGGCGTGCAGCAGCGCGTCGAGATCATCAAGGCCCTCTCCCGCGACGCCCGCGTCCTCGTCTTCGACGAGCCGACCGCGGTGCTCACCCCGCAGGAGACCGACGAGCTGATGGCGATCATGCGCCAGCTCAAGGAGTCGGGCACCTCCATCGTCTTCATCAGCCACAAGCTGCGCGAGGTCCGCGAGATCGCCGACCGGATCACCGTGATCCGCCGCGGCGCCGTCGTCGGCGAGGCCAGCCCGACGGCGACCAACGCCGAGCTCGCCGCGCTCATGGTGGGCCGCCCGGTCGAGCTGACCGTGCAGAAGCGGCCGGCCGAGCCCGGGCCGGACGCCCTGGTCGTCAAGGACCTGCAGGTCCTCGACGAGACCGGGCACATCCACGTCGACGGGATCAGCTTCTCCATCGCCGCCGGCGAGGTGCTCGGCGTCGCCGGGGTGCAGGGCAACGGGCAGACCGAGCTCACCGAGGCGCTGCTCGGCCTGCAGCACCACGTGCGCGGCTCCATCGAGCTCGACGGCAAGCAGCTCGTCGGTCGCTCGGTGCGCAAGATCCTCGACGCCGGTGTCGGCTTCATCCCCGAGGACCGCCAGGTCGACGGCCTCGTCGCCGACTTCACCCTGGCCGAGAACCTGATGCTCAACCGCAGCTACCGCGCGCCGTTCGTGCGCTTCGGCACGGTGCACCGCAAGGTCCTGGAGCGTTTCGCGAGCGAGAAGCTCGTGGAGTACGACGTCCGCGCGGCCGGCATCCACGCCACCGCAGGCCAGCTCTCCGGCGGCAACCAGCAGAAGGTGGTCGTGGCCCGCGAGCTCTCCCGGGACCTGCGGCTGCTCGTGGCCGCCCAGCCCACCCGCGGTGTCGACGTCGGGTCCATCGAGTTCATCCACAAGCAGGTGATCGTGACCCGCGACGCCGGGGTGCCGGTCCTGGTGGTCTCCACCGAGCTGGACGAGATCGCCGCCCTGTCGGACCGGATCATGGTGCTCTACCGCGGCAGGATCGTCGGGATCGTCCCGGCCGACACCCCTCGTGAGGTGCTCGGCCTGATGATGGCCGGCGAGCGGCCGGAAGGAATCGTCGCGTGA
- a CDS encoding ABC transporter permease: MIGEDSNKMPEGTEKDTGQEPGGADGGADGGKGRRTDADRWRRAMREIAMGNAMVALLSVLLAVVVGSLMILLTDEDVRESAGYLTARPNDFLWAVRYAITDAYSALFQGSIYNTNVEGFEARIRPLSETLKYSGPLILAGLGVGLAFRAGLFNIGGRGQMLLAGAAAGWVAVSFELPKGLHLPLAVLAGIAAGALWAGIAGFLKARSGAHEVIVTIMLNYVGYYLVFYALTRQGWLQAPGSGNPKSEAMPESVILPRLLGDKFNLHAGFLLALIAVVFTWWLLNKSAMGFRFRAVGENPDAARTAGINVGRTYVTVMLIAGALVGLAGVNQVLGTATSGVTVDLDAGIGFDAITVALLGRSRPLGILAAGLLFGALKAGGFSMAAAEGIPVEIVLVIQSLIVLFIAAPPLVRALFRLPKEANA; the protein is encoded by the coding sequence GTGATCGGGGAGGACAGCAACAAGATGCCGGAGGGCACCGAGAAGGACACCGGCCAGGAGCCCGGCGGCGCGGACGGTGGCGCGGACGGCGGCAAGGGGCGCCGTACCGACGCCGACCGGTGGCGCCGCGCGATGCGCGAGATCGCCATGGGCAACGCCATGGTCGCGCTGTTGTCGGTGCTGCTGGCCGTCGTGGTCGGCTCGCTGATGATCCTGCTGACCGACGAGGACGTGCGGGAGTCCGCCGGCTACCTGACCGCGCGCCCCAACGACTTCCTCTGGGCGGTGCGCTACGCGATCACCGACGCCTACAGCGCGCTGTTCCAGGGATCGATCTACAACACCAACGTCGAGGGCTTCGAGGCCCGGATCCGGCCGTTGTCCGAGACCCTGAAGTACTCCGGTCCGCTGATCCTCGCCGGCCTCGGCGTCGGCCTGGCGTTCCGCGCCGGGCTGTTCAACATCGGTGGCCGCGGCCAGATGCTGCTCGCCGGTGCCGCCGCCGGGTGGGTCGCGGTCAGCTTCGAGCTGCCCAAGGGCCTGCACCTGCCGCTGGCGGTGCTCGCCGGGATCGCCGCGGGCGCCCTGTGGGCCGGGATCGCCGGGTTCCTCAAGGCGCGCAGCGGCGCGCACGAGGTGATCGTGACGATCATGCTCAACTACGTCGGCTACTACTTGGTGTTCTACGCGCTCACCCGCCAGGGCTGGCTGCAGGCACCCGGCTCGGGGAACCCGAAGTCGGAGGCGATGCCGGAGTCGGTCATCCTGCCCCGGCTGCTCGGCGACAAGTTCAACCTGCACGCCGGCTTCCTCCTCGCGCTCATCGCGGTGGTCTTCACGTGGTGGCTGCTGAACAAGTCCGCGATGGGCTTCCGGTTCCGTGCCGTCGGGGAGAACCCGGACGCCGCACGCACCGCAGGCATCAACGTCGGCCGCACCTACGTCACCGTCATGCTGATCGCCGGCGCCCTGGTCGGCCTGGCCGGGGTGAACCAGGTCCTGGGCACCGCGACCAGCGGCGTGACGGTCGACCTCGACGCCGGCATCGGCTTCGACGCCATCACCGTCGCCCTGCTCGGCCGCTCCCGGCCGCTGGGCATCCTCGCCGCCGGCCTGCTCTTCGGCGCGCTGAAGGCCGGTGGCTTCTCGATGGCCGCCGCCGAGGGCATCCCGGTCGAGATCGTGCTGGTCATCCAGTCCCTCATCGTCCTGTTCATCGCCGCTCCCCCGCTGGTGCGAGCGCTGTTCCGACTGCCGAAGGAGGCGAACGCGTGA
- a CDS encoding ABC transporter permease: MSTTTAPVPTDEPLETVSTLPPRTLLKTPIALGVVSLLVAWLAVFKERPGDTTFRLATAADLFELPEVVVPSGGTVWVVLVLLLAITALSALATARGRRTPLWLVALFGVLGMVGFLAWAAAGGTVPVIGLLAGSIALAVPLVFGALGGVLGERAGVVNIAIDGQLLFGAFAAAMFATMAGSAWGGLVAAMVAGAIVAIILSFFAISYFVDQVIVGVVLNVLVIGVTSFLFGQLMTDNPEGLNSPPHFSRISIPVLGDIPVIGPVLFRQTILVYLMYVAVAVVAWALYRTRWGLRVRAVGEHPKAADTVGIKVNRTRYTTMLIAGLIAGAGGATYTLVSVPQFGQEMTDGAGYIALAAVIFGRWDPIRATLAALLFGFATNLSGVLSVIGSPVPSQFMLMLPYVVTIVAVAGLVGASRAPAATGKPYRKA, translated from the coding sequence GTGAGCACCACGACCGCCCCCGTCCCCACCGACGAGCCCCTGGAGACCGTCTCCACGCTGCCGCCGCGGACGCTGCTCAAGACACCGATCGCGCTCGGCGTCGTCTCCTTGCTGGTCGCCTGGCTGGCCGTGTTCAAGGAGCGCCCCGGCGACACCACGTTCCGCCTGGCCACCGCCGCGGACCTGTTCGAGCTGCCCGAGGTCGTCGTGCCGTCCGGCGGCACCGTGTGGGTGGTCCTGGTGCTGCTGCTGGCCATCACGGCACTGTCCGCGCTCGCCACCGCGCGCGGGCGTCGTACGCCGCTGTGGCTGGTCGCGCTGTTCGGCGTGCTGGGCATGGTCGGCTTCCTGGCCTGGGCGGCCGCCGGCGGTACCGTGCCGGTGATCGGCCTGCTCGCCGGCTCCATCGCGCTGGCCGTGCCGCTGGTCTTCGGTGCGCTCGGCGGCGTGCTGGGCGAGCGGGCCGGCGTGGTCAACATCGCCATCGACGGCCAGCTGCTGTTCGGCGCCTTCGCCGCGGCGATGTTCGCCACCATGGCCGGCAGCGCCTGGGGCGGCCTGGTCGCGGCGATGGTGGCCGGCGCGATCGTCGCGATCATCCTCAGCTTCTTCGCGATCAGCTACTTCGTCGACCAGGTCATCGTCGGCGTGGTGCTCAACGTGCTGGTGATCGGCGTGACCAGCTTCCTCTTCGGCCAGCTGATGACCGACAACCCCGAGGGCCTCAACTCGCCGCCGCACTTCTCCCGGATCTCGATCCCGGTGCTCGGCGACATCCCGGTGATCGGTCCCGTGCTGTTCCGCCAGACGATCCTGGTCTACCTGATGTACGTCGCGGTCGCCGTCGTGGCGTGGGCCCTGTACCGCACCCGCTGGGGCCTGCGCGTGCGAGCCGTCGGCGAGCACCCGAAGGCCGCCGACACCGTCGGCATCAAGGTCAACCGGACCCGCTACACCACCATGCTGATCGCGGGCCTGATCGCCGGCGCCGGCGGTGCCACCTACACCCTGGTGTCGGTCCCGCAGTTCGGCCAGGAGATGACCGACGGCGCCGGGTACATCGCCCTGGCCGCCGTCATCTTCGGCCGCTGGGACCCGATCCGGGCCACGTTGGCGGCGCTGTTGTTCGGGTTCGCGACGAACCTGTCCGGGGTGCTCTCGGTGATCGGCTCGCCGGTGCCCAGCCAGTTCATGCTGATGCTGCCGTACGTCGTCACCATCGTCGCCGTCGCCGGGCTGGTCGGTGCCTCCCGCGCCCCCGCCGCGACCGGCAAGCCCTACCGGAAGGCCTGA
- a CDS encoding amidohydrolase: MDAALNLIDSVVGKYDAELVDLRRDLHSHPELAWRESRTLNVVQAHLERCGWRVVRTPRSGIVADLGTAGPLVALRADVDALPIEDLTEDPWRSQVPGVAHACGHDVHTAALVGAAHALGAAHEQDLLPGRVRLLFQPAEEVMPGGARHLINHGALDGVERIFALHCEPSVDVGAVGLRVGPITSAADRIDVRLEGQGGHTSRPHLTGDLTFALAKITSELPAVLSRRMDPRAGVSVVWGMLRAGAAANVIPDRGIASGTVRILDAKAWASCQAVVREAVMDIVRPYGVTANVDYLQGVPPVVNDAASVAMLAGVADELLGPHHRTEVGQSLGGEDFGWYLEQVPGAMFRLGTRTAGGPRYDLHQGDFAVDEQAIGHGARMMAGVAVRALTR; encoded by the coding sequence GTGGATGCAGCACTGAACCTGATCGACTCCGTCGTGGGCAAGTACGACGCGGAGCTCGTCGACCTTCGCCGTGACCTGCACAGCCACCCGGAGCTGGCCTGGCGGGAGAGCCGCACCCTCAACGTGGTCCAGGCGCACCTGGAGCGATGCGGCTGGCGCGTGGTGCGCACCCCGCGCAGTGGCATCGTGGCGGACCTCGGCACCGCGGGCCCGCTGGTGGCGCTGCGCGCCGACGTCGACGCCCTGCCGATCGAGGACCTGACCGAGGACCCGTGGCGCAGCCAGGTGCCCGGCGTGGCCCACGCCTGTGGTCACGACGTGCACACCGCGGCCCTTGTCGGCGCCGCGCACGCGCTGGGCGCCGCGCACGAGCAGGACCTGCTGCCCGGACGGGTGCGGCTGCTGTTCCAGCCGGCCGAGGAGGTCATGCCCGGCGGCGCCAGGCACCTGATCAACCACGGCGCGCTCGACGGCGTCGAGCGGATCTTCGCGCTGCACTGCGAGCCGTCGGTGGACGTGGGTGCGGTCGGCCTGCGGGTCGGGCCGATCACGAGCGCGGCCGACCGGATCGACGTACGGCTGGAGGGGCAGGGCGGGCACACCTCCCGCCCGCACCTGACCGGCGACCTGACCTTCGCGCTGGCCAAGATCACCAGCGAGCTGCCGGCGGTGCTGAGCCGCCGGATGGACCCCCGCGCCGGGGTGAGCGTGGTGTGGGGGATGCTGCGGGCGGGCGCCGCGGCCAACGTGATCCCCGACCGCGGCATCGCCAGCGGCACGGTGCGGATCCTGGACGCCAAGGCGTGGGCGTCGTGCCAGGCGGTCGTGCGCGAGGCCGTGATGGACATCGTGCGGCCCTACGGGGTCACCGCCAACGTGGACTACCTCCAAGGCGTGCCGCCGGTGGTCAACGACGCCGCGAGCGTGGCGATGCTGGCCGGGGTCGCCGACGAGCTGCTCGGCCCGCACCACCGCACCGAGGTCGGCCAGAGCCTCGGCGGGGAGGACTTCGGCTGGTACCTGGAGCAGGTGCCGGGCGCGATGTTCCGCCTCGGCACCCGCACCGCGGGCGGCCCGCGCTACGACCTGCACCAGGGCGACTTCGCCGTGGACGAGCAGGCGATCGGCCACGGCGCGCGGATGATGGCCGGCGTCGCGGTGCGCGCCCTCACCCGCTGA
- the meaB gene encoding methylmalonyl Co-A mutase-associated GTPase MeaB codes for MDVEQLLDGIRAGRRAQVARAITLVESTAPRHRETARRLLTELAGHTEAPPAVRIGISGVPGVGKSTFIEALGGRLTAAGHKVGVLAVDPSSVRTGGSVLGDKTRMAQLSCDPNAFIRPSPSAGTLGGVARATVQAMSVLEAAGYDVVLVETVGVGQSEVTVAGMVDTFLFLTLARTGDQLQGIKKGILELADVIAVNKADGDREQEARSAARELAGALRLVRGHDEWAPPVVTCSGLTGQRVDEVWAQVQAHREHLGEAGLARKRAEQQLEFTWALVRDELDQRLRHNAAVKAVSGQVRSALLDGELTAPLAADRILAAYDESS; via the coding sequence GTGGACGTTGAGCAGCTGCTCGACGGGATCCGGGCGGGCCGGCGCGCGCAGGTGGCCCGTGCCATCACGCTCGTCGAGTCGACCGCCCCGCGGCACCGGGAGACGGCCCGGCGGCTGCTGACCGAGCTGGCCGGGCACACCGAGGCGCCGCCGGCGGTCCGGATCGGCATCTCCGGCGTGCCCGGGGTGGGCAAGTCGACCTTCATCGAGGCGCTCGGCGGTCGGCTCACGGCCGCCGGGCACAAGGTCGGGGTGCTCGCGGTGGACCCCTCCTCGGTGCGCACCGGCGGCTCGGTGCTGGGCGACAAGACCCGGATGGCGCAGCTGTCCTGCGACCCGAACGCGTTCATCCGGCCCTCGCCGTCGGCCGGCACGCTGGGCGGCGTCGCCCGCGCCACCGTGCAGGCGATGTCGGTCCTCGAGGCCGCCGGGTACGACGTGGTGCTGGTCGAGACCGTCGGCGTCGGCCAGTCCGAGGTGACCGTCGCCGGGATGGTCGACACCTTCTTGTTCCTCACCCTGGCCCGCACCGGGGACCAGCTCCAAGGCATCAAGAAGGGCATCCTCGAGCTCGCCGACGTGATCGCGGTCAACAAGGCCGACGGCGACCGTGAGCAGGAGGCGCGCAGCGCCGCCCGTGAGCTCGCCGGTGCGCTGCGCCTGGTCCGCGGTCACGACGAGTGGGCACCGCCGGTGGTCACCTGCTCCGGCCTCACCGGCCAGCGGGTCGACGAGGTGTGGGCGCAGGTGCAGGCGCACCGCGAGCACCTGGGCGAGGCCGGCCTGGCCCGCAAGCGCGCCGAGCAGCAGCTCGAGTTCACCTGGGCGCTGGTCCGCGACGAGCTGGACCAGCGGTTGCGGCACAACGCGGCGGTGAAGGCCGTCTCCGGGCAGGTGCGCAGCGCGCTGCTCGACGGCGAGCTCACCGCGCCGTTGGCCGCCGACCGGATCCTCGCCGCCTACGACGAGAGCAGCTGA
- the scpA gene encoding methylmalonyl-CoA mutase — translation MSIPDSFAGVPLFDAGSTPADAGADAAPDLPLGEGWRSPEGIEIKPSYGPGDLAGLDALDTYPGLSPFLRGPYPTMYTTQPWTIRQYAGFSTAEESNAFYRRNLAAGQKGLSVAFDLATHRGYDSDHPRVRGDVGMAGVAIDSIYDTRTLFDGIPLDQMSVSMTMNGAVLPVLALYIAAAEEQGVKPEQLSGTIQNDILKEFMVRNTYIYPPTPSMRIISDIFAFTSQRMPRFNSISISGYHMQEAGATADLELAYTLADGVEYIRAGLESGLTIDQFAPRLSFFWAIGMNFYMEVAKMRAARALWSRLVRQFEPANPKSLSLRTHSQTSGWSLTAQDVFNNVGRTAIEAMAATQGHTQSLHTNALDEAIALPTDFSARIARNTQLLLQQESGTTHTIDPWAGSYYVEKLTHDLAERAWAHIAEAEAAGGMAAAIEQGIPKMRIEEAAARTQARIDSGAQKVIGVNTYRLAAEDPLEVLKVDNDEVYRAQIAKLERLRAERDAGEVEAALEALTRSADTGEGNLLDLAVVAARNKATVGEISAALEKVYGRHQAVIRTISGVYRDEANEAGDTLLGQVRTATDEFAEAEGRRPRILVAKMGQDGHDRGQKVVVSAFADMGFDVDVGPLFSTPEEVAQQAIDADVHIVGVSSLAAGHLALLPALKNALAEQGRDDIMVVIGGVIPPDDVPTLKEMGAASVFLPGTVIAESALDLLAKLRDLLGH, via the coding sequence ATGAGTATCCCCGACAGCTTCGCGGGAGTCCCGCTCTTCGACGCCGGCTCCACCCCGGCCGACGCGGGCGCCGACGCCGCGCCCGACCTGCCCCTCGGCGAGGGCTGGCGCAGCCCGGAGGGCATCGAGATCAAGCCGTCGTACGGCCCCGGTGACCTCGCCGGGCTCGACGCGCTGGACACCTACCCGGGCCTCAGCCCGTTCCTGCGCGGGCCCTACCCGACGATGTACACCACCCAGCCGTGGACGATCCGGCAGTACGCCGGCTTCTCCACCGCCGAGGAGTCCAACGCCTTCTACCGCCGCAACCTCGCGGCCGGGCAGAAGGGCCTGTCGGTCGCCTTCGACCTGGCCACCCACCGCGGCTACGACTCCGACCACCCCCGGGTGCGCGGCGACGTCGGCATGGCGGGCGTGGCGATCGACTCGATCTACGACACCCGCACGCTCTTCGACGGCATCCCGCTGGACCAGATGAGCGTGTCGATGACGATGAACGGCGCCGTGCTGCCGGTCCTCGCCCTCTACATCGCCGCGGCCGAGGAGCAGGGGGTGAAGCCGGAGCAGCTCTCGGGGACCATCCAGAACGACATCCTCAAGGAGTTCATGGTCCGCAACACCTACATCTACCCGCCGACGCCGTCGATGCGGATCATCTCCGACATCTTCGCCTTCACCAGCCAGCGGATGCCGCGGTTCAACTCCATCTCGATCTCCGGCTACCACATGCAGGAGGCCGGGGCGACCGCCGACCTCGAGCTCGCCTACACCCTGGCCGACGGCGTGGAGTACATCCGCGCGGGCCTGGAGTCGGGGTTGACGATCGACCAGTTCGCGCCGCGACTCTCGTTCTTCTGGGCGATCGGCATGAACTTCTACATGGAGGTCGCCAAGATGCGCGCGGCCCGGGCGCTGTGGAGCCGGCTGGTGCGCCAGTTCGAGCCGGCGAACCCGAAGTCGCTGTCGCTGCGCACCCACTCGCAGACCTCCGGGTGGTCGCTGACCGCCCAGGACGTGTTCAACAACGTGGGGCGCACCGCGATCGAGGCGATGGCCGCGACCCAGGGCCACACCCAGTCGCTGCACACCAACGCCCTCGACGAGGCGATCGCGCTGCCCACCGACTTCTCGGCCCGGATCGCGCGCAACACCCAGCTGCTGCTGCAGCAGGAGAGCGGCACCACCCACACCATCGATCCGTGGGCCGGCTCGTACTACGTCGAGAAGCTCACCCACGACCTCGCCGAGCGCGCCTGGGCCCACATCGCCGAGGCCGAGGCCGCCGGCGGCATGGCCGCCGCGATCGAGCAGGGCATCCCGAAGATGCGCATCGAGGAGGCCGCCGCCCGCACCCAGGCCCGGATCGACTCCGGCGCGCAGAAGGTGATCGGCGTCAACACCTACCGGCTGGCCGCCGAGGACCCGCTCGAGGTGCTCAAGGTCGACAACGACGAGGTCTACCGCGCCCAGATCGCCAAGCTCGAGCGGCTGCGCGCCGAGCGCGACGCCGGCGAGGTCGAGGCCGCGCTGGAGGCGCTCACCCGCTCCGCCGACACCGGGGAGGGCAACCTGCTCGACCTGGCCGTCGTGGCCGCGCGCAACAAGGCCACCGTGGGCGAGATCTCGGCGGCGCTGGAGAAGGTCTACGGCCGGCACCAGGCGGTCATCCGTACCATCTCCGGCGTGTACCGGGACGAGGCGAACGAGGCGGGCGACACCCTGCTCGGACAGGTCCGCACCGCGACCGACGAGTTCGCGGAGGCCGAGGGCCGCCGGCCGCGGATCCTGGTCGCCAAGATGGGCCAGGACGGTCACGACCGCGGCCAGAAGGTGGTCGTGTCCGCCTTCGCCGACATGGGCTTCGACGTCGACGTGGGGCCGCTGTTCTCCACGCCCGAGGAGGTCGCGCAGCAGGCGATCGATGCCGACGTGCACATCGTCGGTGTCTCGTCGCTGGCCGCCGGCCACCTCGCCCTGCTCCCGGCGCTCAAGAACGCGCTGGCCGAGCAGGGCCGTGACGACATCATGGTCGTCATCGGGGGCGTCATCCCGCCCGACGACGTGCCCACCCTCAAGGAGATGGGCGCCGCCTCGGTGTTCCTGCCCGGCACGGTGATCGCCGAGTCGGCGCTGGACCTGCTGGCCAAGCTCCGCGACCTCCTCGGGCACTGA
- a CDS encoding methylmalonyl-CoA mutase family protein, with the protein MTDTPLSLAQPEDAHTRADWEAATAAVLRKSRKLAEDAPDSDVWQKLTRTTLDGIAVTPLGLPGGTTTSVRPSRAGSWDIRSLVSGPDAKLANEAALVDLDGGVTSLWLAADESTDVAATLAGVLLDLAPVVLDAPGATTAVAEAFLALPGAKHPDSNLGIDPLGAMLREVPVAIDDAVAQLQTLAGKARQHDIRAIAVDATAAHDLGASDAQELGWSIAVGVAYLRWLSAHGLSVAEAAGQIEFRYAVTDEQFPSIAKLRAARVLWARVLEVSGASAGPDGGIPQRQHAVTSRPMLSKYDPYVNMLRGTVAAFAAGVGGADAVTVLPFDSANGLPEGFGRRIARNVNHLLIDESHVAAVADPAGGAYAVEQLTSDLAEAGWAEFLRLEAEWEGGHDFDGFRSRVAAVVEAREADIARRKRPLTGLSEFPNLAETLPQRAPDPLNDRVRRYGASFEELRDTPATRPVFLATLGPIAQHTARATFAANLFAAGGVAVEVAGPTSGVEDVVAAYRATAEPSPVVCLAGTDAVYTEWGQAAAEALREAGAQRVVIAGKATDYVDDSAAMGVDALSFLNRTREALA; encoded by the coding sequence GTGACTGACACGCCCCTCTCCCTGGCGCAGCCCGAGGACGCACACACCCGTGCGGACTGGGAGGCGGCCACGGCCGCGGTCCTGCGCAAGAGCCGCAAGCTCGCCGAGGACGCCCCGGACTCCGACGTGTGGCAGAAGCTGACCCGCACCACGCTGGACGGCATCGCCGTGACCCCGCTCGGCCTCCCCGGCGGTACGACGACCTCGGTGCGCCCCTCGCGCGCCGGGTCGTGGGACATCCGCTCCCTGGTCAGCGGCCCGGACGCCAAGCTCGCCAACGAGGCGGCGCTGGTCGACCTCGACGGCGGCGTGACGAGCCTGTGGCTGGCCGCCGACGAGAGCACCGACGTCGCCGCGACGCTGGCCGGCGTGCTGCTCGACCTGGCGCCCGTGGTGCTCGACGCGCCCGGTGCCACCACCGCCGTGGCGGAGGCGTTCCTCGCGCTGCCCGGCGCCAAGCACCCCGACTCCAACCTCGGCATCGACCCGCTCGGGGCGATGCTGCGCGAGGTGCCGGTCGCCATCGACGACGCCGTCGCGCAGCTGCAGACGCTGGCCGGCAAGGCGCGGCAGCACGACATCCGTGCGATCGCCGTCGACGCCACCGCCGCCCACGACCTCGGCGCCAGCGACGCCCAGGAGCTCGGCTGGTCGATCGCCGTGGGCGTGGCCTACCTGCGCTGGCTGAGCGCGCACGGGCTGTCCGTGGCCGAGGCCGCCGGTCAGATCGAGTTCCGCTACGCGGTGACCGACGAGCAGTTCCCCAGCATCGCCAAGCTGCGCGCCGCCCGCGTGCTGTGGGCGCGCGTGCTGGAGGTCAGCGGCGCCTCGGCCGGCCCGGACGGCGGCATCCCGCAGCGCCAGCACGCGGTGACCAGCCGGCCGATGCTCTCCAAGTACGACCCCTACGTGAACATGCTGCGCGGCACCGTCGCCGCCTTCGCCGCGGGCGTCGGCGGCGCGGACGCGGTCACGGTGCTGCCCTTCGACAGCGCCAACGGCCTGCCGGAGGGCTTCGGCCGCCGGATCGCGCGCAACGTCAACCACCTGCTCATCGACGAGTCCCACGTCGCCGCGGTCGCCGACCCCGCCGGCGGCGCCTACGCCGTCGAGCAGCTCACCAGCGACCTCGCGGAGGCCGGCTGGGCGGAGTTCCTGCGCCTGGAGGCCGAGTGGGAGGGCGGCCACGACTTCGACGGCTTCCGCAGCCGCGTCGCCGCCGTCGTCGAGGCCCGCGAGGCCGACATCGCCCGCCGCAAGCGCCCCCTGACCGGGCTGAGCGAGTTCCCCAACCTCGCCGAGACCCTGCCGCAGCGGGCTCCCGACCCGCTCAACGACCGGGTCCGGCGCTACGGCGCCTCGTTCGAGGAGCTGCGCGACACCCCCGCCACGCGCCCGGTCTTCCTGGCCACGCTGGGTCCGATCGCCCAGCACACCGCCCGCGCCACCTTCGCCGCCAACCTGTTCGCCGCCGGCGGCGTGGCGGTCGAGGTCGCCGGACCGACCTCGGGTGTCGAGGACGTCGTGGCGGCGTACCGGGCGACGGCCGAGCCGTCCCCGGTCGTGTGCCTGGCCGGCACCGACGCCGTCTACACCGAATGGGGCCAGGCCGCGGCGGAGGCGCTGCGTGAGGCCGGCGCCCAGCGCGTGGTCATCGCGGGCAAGGCCACCGACTACGTCGACGACAGCGCGGCCATGGGCGTGGACGCCCTGTCCTTCCTCAACCGGACCCGGGAGGCCCTGGCATGA